In one Cyclopterus lumpus isolate fCycLum1 chromosome 24, fCycLum1.pri, whole genome shotgun sequence genomic region, the following are encoded:
- the LOC117727821 gene encoding crooked neck-like protein 1: MRNCEEKEERLMLLESWRDFEREFGSESSMERVRKLLPDKVKKRRKLTAEDGSDAGWEEYYDYIFPEDAANQPNLKLLAMAKMWKRQQMVDEDGDEDGGNEDRGDEDGGNEGEENGDGGEKSPEEAEETDEPAAAPENRPERNAEETETTGADRDDEGSSSDSDDGGKKKEEEKESKSGEEDKE, encoded by the exons ATGAGGAACtgcgaggagaaggaggagcggcTGATGCTGCTGGAGTCCTGGAGGGACTTTGAGAGGGAGTTCGGGTCCGAGAGCTCGatggagagggtgaggaagCTGCTGCCGGacaaggtgaagaagaggaggaagctgacgGCCGAGGACGGG TCGGACGCCGGCTGGGAGGAGTACTACGACTACATCTTCCCAGAGGACGCCGCCAACCAGCCCAACCTCAAGCTGCTGGCCATGGCCAAGATGTGGAAGAGGCAGCAGATGGTGGACGAGGACGGCGACGAGGACGGAGGAaacgaggacagaggagacgaggacggaGGAAACGAGGGCGAAGAAAACGGCGACGGGGGCGAGAAAAGTCCCGAGGAGGCCGAAGAGACGGACGAACCCGCCGCCGCTCCTGAGAACCGGCCGGAGAGAAACGCCGAGGAAACGGAGACGACGGGCGCCGATCGGGACGACGAAGGCAGCAGCAGTGACAGTGATGATggagggaagaaaaaggaggaggagaaggagagcaagagtggagaggaagataaagagtAG